Proteins encoded by one window of Herpetosiphonaceae bacterium:
- a CDS encoding ABC transporter ATP-binding protein yields the protein MNPAIETANLTKRYGRTLALDDLNLRVPPGTIYGFVGPNGAGKTTTLRMLAGLLEPSSGEIRLLGQRLDRDGRASQRLIGYMPDFFGVYDDLRVWEYLDFFARCYNLPPAKRRTTVEGLLDLVDLTPKRDDFVQGLSRGMQQRLCLAHALVHDPPILLLDEPASGLDPRARVELRELLRTLRDMGKTIVLSSHILSELSEICTALGIMQQGRLIASGSVDEVMRQLGDTRRLRLSVLRGVEQAQAILAATPGVGRIEVVDDEVLDGRHPARAPDPYVTLLAEWDGDAAASAELIERLVKAGVALVAFGQTTNDLEALFLQLTAA from the coding sequence ATGAATCCAGCGATCGAAACAGCCAACCTTACCAAGCGCTACGGTCGCACCCTGGCGCTCGATGATCTGAACCTGCGCGTGCCGCCCGGCACAATCTACGGCTTTGTCGGGCCGAACGGCGCAGGCAAGACGACGACGCTGCGGATGCTGGCGGGGCTGCTAGAGCCGTCGAGCGGCGAGATCCGCCTGCTGGGCCAGCGCCTCGACCGGGATGGCCGCGCGTCGCAGCGGCTAATCGGCTACATGCCCGATTTCTTCGGCGTGTACGACGATCTGCGGGTCTGGGAATACCTGGATTTCTTCGCGCGCTGCTACAACCTGCCGCCCGCCAAACGCCGCACGACCGTCGAGGGCCTGCTGGATCTGGTCGATCTGACACCCAAGCGCGACGACTTTGTGCAAGGCTTGTCGCGGGGTATGCAGCAGCGGCTCTGCCTGGCACACGCGCTGGTCCACGATCCGCCGATCCTGCTCCTCGACGAGCCAGCTTCGGGCCTCGATCCACGGGCACGAGTTGAGCTGCGCGAGCTGCTACGCACGCTGCGCGACATGGGCAAGACGATCGTGCTGTCGTCGCATATCTTGAGCGAGCTATCGGAGATCTGCACGGCGCTGGGCATTATGCAGCAGGGCCGCCTGATCGCCAGCGGCTCGGTCGACGAGGTGATGCGCCAGCTCGGCGACACGCGGCGGCTGCGGCTCTCGGTGCTGCGTGGCGTGGAGCAGGCCCAGGCGATCCTCGCGGCCACTCCCGGCGTCGGACGCATCGAGGTCGTGGACGACGAAGTACTCGATGGGCGGCACCCGGCGCGCGCGCCGGACCCGTACGTGACGCTGCTGGCAGAGTGGGACGGCGACGCGGCGGCATCTGCCGAGCTGATCGAGCGACTGGTCAAAGCGGGCGTCGCACTCGTCGCATTCGGGCAAACCACCAACGATCTTGAAGCGCTCTTCCTACAACTCACAGCGGCCTGA